One Aureibacter tunicatorum DNA segment encodes these proteins:
- a CDS encoding bifunctional enoyl-CoA hydratase/phosphate acetyltransferase, producing MLKKLADLKQLYKSNGTIKRLVLCSAADEHSLSAVKLAVENQIIHPILVGDEIKIKNIANSIDFNTKNIEIVDLKEEHQIVEHSIKLIRDGKADILMKGKITTAKLLKGVLNKEWGLKKNKILSHFALFEIPAYHKLLALTDAAMNISPSLQDKIHIINNTVEFLRKLGVETPKVAAVAAVEMVNEKMQATLDAALLSIMCRRGQIEDCIIDGPLAFDNAISPESKVHKGILSEVAGDADILLAPEIESGNVLYKSFVFFANALVASVILGATVPIVLTSRSDSEATKLYSIILAASV from the coding sequence ATGTTAAAAAAACTGGCCGACCTAAAACAGCTTTATAAATCAAATGGGACAATTAAACGTTTAGTCCTATGCTCAGCAGCGGATGAACATTCTCTTTCAGCCGTCAAACTAGCCGTGGAAAATCAAATTATTCATCCAATATTAGTCGGAGATGAAATTAAAATCAAAAATATAGCCAATTCAATCGATTTCAATACAAAAAATATAGAGATCGTTGACCTAAAAGAAGAGCATCAAATTGTGGAACACTCTATTAAATTAATTAGAGATGGCAAAGCAGATATTTTGATGAAAGGTAAAATCACTACGGCCAAATTGCTCAAAGGAGTTCTTAACAAAGAATGGGGACTCAAAAAAAATAAAATCCTATCGCATTTCGCACTTTTCGAAATTCCAGCGTATCACAAATTACTGGCGCTTACAGACGCCGCAATGAACATATCTCCCAGCCTTCAAGATAAGATACATATAATAAACAACACCGTAGAATTTCTGCGTAAGCTTGGAGTTGAAACACCTAAAGTTGCTGCTGTAGCAGCTGTAGAAATGGTGAATGAAAAAATGCAAGCTACTCTTGATGCCGCGCTCTTATCTATCATGTGTCGCAGAGGACAGATAGAAGATTGCATCATCGATGGGCCACTTGCCTTTGATAATGCGATTAGCCCTGAGAGCAAAGTCCACAAAGGCATTCTAAGCGAGGTAGCAGGCGATGCAGACATATTGTTAGCTCCTGAAATTGAATCAGGAAATGTTCTCTACAAATCATTTGTCTTCTTTGCCAACGCACTTGTCGCCAGCGTTATTCTTGGAGCAACAGTACCCATTGTGCTTACATCAAGATCAGATTCAGAAGCTACAAAACTTTATAGTATCATACTTGCCGCATCAGTTTAG
- the buk gene encoding butyrate kinase, whose translation MKKIKILVINPGSTSTKVAVFENRVSLIEKSINHSSQELSKFASLNEQYDFRKMIILQWLNESNIDVNQLDYIISRGGLIQPVTSGIYQINKKMIEDLKSSTLKHASNLGALIAHDIALQIGQKAYIADPVVVDEMEDIARISGHPNYERKSIFHALNHKAIARRHAEMMDTEYNKLRLIVAHLGGGISIGAHKYGRVIDVNQALDGEGPFSPERSGSLPVGDIIRDAFSNKYTQNDMLSNVVGNGGMKAYLGTNDGKEVANRITEGDNHALEIIKAMAYQVSKLIGEMATVLKGKVDAILLTGGMARDEVITNEIIARTNFIAPVHMYPGEDEMLALAENIFLMHNGKLGVKEYI comes from the coding sequence ATGAAAAAAATAAAAATTCTAGTCATCAATCCTGGCTCCACCTCTACGAAAGTGGCCGTCTTCGAAAATAGAGTTTCACTCATTGAAAAATCAATAAATCACAGTTCTCAAGAACTTTCTAAATTCGCTTCGCTCAACGAACAATATGATTTTAGAAAAATGATTATACTTCAATGGCTAAACGAAAGCAATATTGATGTAAATCAACTTGATTATATCATCAGCAGAGGAGGGCTTATTCAGCCTGTTACCTCAGGAATCTATCAAATCAATAAAAAAATGATTGAAGATCTGAAGTCCAGCACCTTAAAACACGCTAGCAATTTAGGAGCATTGATTGCTCATGATATCGCTCTTCAAATCGGGCAAAAAGCATATATAGCTGACCCAGTAGTAGTTGATGAGATGGAAGATATCGCACGTATTTCCGGACATCCAAATTATGAGCGTAAATCAATATTTCACGCGCTCAATCACAAAGCCATTGCAAGAAGGCATGCAGAAATGATGGATACAGAATACAACAAACTAAGATTGATTGTAGCCCATCTTGGCGGTGGAATATCAATTGGCGCTCATAAATACGGAAGAGTTATAGACGTAAATCAAGCATTGGATGGTGAAGGCCCGTTTAGTCCAGAGAGATCAGGGTCATTACCTGTTGGCGACATCATAAGGGATGCCTTTTCCAATAAATATACTCAAAATGATATGCTCTCCAATGTCGTGGGCAATGGAGGAATGAAAGCTTATCTAGGAACTAATGATGGAAAAGAAGTTGCCAACAGAATTACAGAAGGCGACAATCATGCGTTGGAAATCATTAAAGCGATGGCCTATCAAGTGTCAAAGTTAATTGGCGAGATGGCAACAGTCCTTAAAGGAAAAGTGGATGCGATTCTTCTAACGGGAGGAATGGCTAGAGATGAAGTAATTACCAATGAAATTATCGCTAGAACGAATTTCATAGCACCGGTTCATATGTATCCTGGTGAAGATGAAATGCTGGCCTTAGCAGAAAACATCTTTCTAATGCATAATGGAAAACTGGGTGTCAAAGAGTACATTTGA
- a CDS encoding nitroreductase family protein → MKPPKDIHHPVHDLIGSRWSPRAFDIGKEISSKTLHSLLESVRWAPSGFNNQPWHLIVGDKHKYPESYQMIIDVLVPWNQQWAITAPLLILTVTREKFELTGEPNKHSWYELGLAIGNLTFQVMHEGLYMHQMGGFSEEKAREVFDIPSEFAPVSVIAIGYRGDVDQLPREIKEKEFEQQERKHQKEYVHFGKW, encoded by the coding sequence ATGAAGCCACCTAAAGATATACATCATCCAGTACATGATTTAATAGGTTCAAGATGGAGTCCAAGAGCATTTGATATTGGTAAAGAAATCTCTTCAAAAACGTTGCATTCATTATTGGAATCAGTTAGATGGGCGCCTTCAGGGTTTAATAATCAGCCTTGGCATTTAATTGTTGGGGACAAGCATAAATACCCTGAGAGTTACCAAATGATCATAGATGTTTTAGTTCCTTGGAATCAGCAATGGGCTATTACCGCGCCTTTATTGATTTTGACTGTCACAAGAGAAAAGTTCGAATTGACAGGAGAGCCTAATAAGCATAGTTGGTATGAATTGGGATTGGCTATTGGAAATCTGACTTTTCAAGTTATGCATGAAGGTCTTTACATGCATCAGATGGGTGGATTTTCTGAAGAGAAGGCAAGAGAGGTTTTTGACATACCATCAGAGTTTGCGCCTGTATCGGTAATAGCTATAGGTTACCGTGGAGATGTTGACCAACTTCCGAGAGAGATTAAAGAAAAAGAGTTCGAGCAACAAGAACGAAAACATCAAAAGGAATATGTTCATTTCGGAAAATGGTAA
- a CDS encoding DUF4157 domain-containing protein: MTYLPLQHRNTHAHRALQRKRCLSPGCNGTASVNDRRPEAVSQMKVANTANSSKSSSSGKVIQNMIDTSPRLTMQAKFNEDFIGFDGGSMDMPVQRAAMPRKNSTGLPDGVLQKMESYFNHDFSDVRFHKNSSTASSIGALAFAQGNDVHVAQGFFNPSTSRGQQLIGHELAHVVQQKQGLVRANSSINGLPLNDQPHLERAADMHGLKASMHSF, from the coding sequence ATGACTTACCTACCGCTACAACATAGAAACACTCATGCTCATAGAGCATTGCAAAGGAAAAGGTGTCTATCACCAGGTTGCAACGGAACGGCATCTGTCAATGATAGAAGGCCAGAAGCTGTTTCTCAGATGAAAGTTGCCAATACAGCAAATTCTAGCAAGTCTTCTAGTTCTGGCAAAGTGATCCAGAACATGATTGACACAAGTCCAAGGCTGACTATGCAAGCAAAATTCAATGAAGATTTCATAGGTTTTGATGGAGGCAGTATGGATATGCCTGTTCAGAGAGCCGCGATGCCAAGAAAGAATAGTACTGGTTTGCCGGATGGAGTATTGCAAAAAATGGAATCGTATTTTAATCATGATTTTTCAGATGTGAGATTCCATAAGAATTCCTCAACTGCGTCGAGTATAGGTGCACTGGCATTTGCTCAAGGCAATGATGTTCATGTTGCTCAAGGTTTTTTTAACCCAAGTACATCCAGAGGGCAACAATTAATTGGGCATGAATTGGCACACGTAGTCCAACAAAAGCAAGGTTTAGTTAGAGCTAATAGTAGTATTAATGGATTGCCATTAAATGATCAGCCTCATTTGGAAAGAGCAGCGGATATGCATGGATTAAAAGCTTCTATGCATAGCTTCTAG
- a CDS encoding plasma-membrane proton-efflux P-type ATPase, whose translation MKERKITVHDAKSMSVDELEKLFSTSEKIGLNEHEASQRREKYGPNKITEEKHSKLLIFLSFFIGPIPFTIEIAAVLSAVVQHWNDLIVILILLVFNAVIGYWQRSKADQAIGALKNQLALKAMALRDGQWKSLDADQLVPGDIIRIQMGDIIPADVKLVKGDFLSVDQSAMTGESLVVHKKISDVAYSGSVAKKGNMKALVFATGTHTYFGKTAELVQSAKKKSHFNQAIFNIAKALVVISIILAIVLIVFMTLNHESFLTVVQFALILVVASIPVAMPAVLTVIMANGASVLAKKGIVVSHLESIEEMAGMNVLCTDKTGTLTQNRLSFGESYVHDAKDEQELFFSAALASEVDTKDPIDSLIVSKYRDDKNFLTMKSMEVKFSPFDPIVKESISKIVENNEDPKEFVKGAPQKVLEGLKLDDEIKEEAIQRVEQFANKGLRTLAIAIRKKNEDIFLGLVSLTDTLREDTIDTISRARQMGIDVKMITGDNISIAKEIGEKVHLGKNVLHATEAFEGIKNANQQVPYYLEEKIENADIFAEVLPEHKFDVVKILQNRGHIVGMTGDGVNDAPALKQADTGIAVEGATDAARSAAGVVLMTEGLKVIIDALEESRKIFEKMNSYAMYRITETIRIMGFVVISMMALKVYPITAIMIILLALFNDVPILTLASDNVIASKKPVRWDIRRLVKFSSFFGVYGIIETCLALYIAHFHFKLSTAELQTFVFLKLSIAGHLTLFVTRTKRFFLKSPFPSQALIWSAVSTKLMVTALAVIGFGLLTPVSWQIAVFVWVYCIAGIFLLEFLKLYLLSREKQKRS comes from the coding sequence ATGAAAGAAAGAAAAATCACCGTTCATGATGCTAAATCAATGAGCGTTGATGAATTGGAAAAGCTCTTTAGTACTTCTGAGAAAATAGGTCTCAATGAGCATGAAGCTAGCCAAAGAAGAGAAAAATACGGTCCAAATAAGATTACAGAAGAGAAGCATAGCAAGCTTCTCATTTTTTTGAGCTTTTTCATTGGTCCAATACCTTTTACAATTGAGATAGCAGCAGTTCTTTCCGCAGTTGTTCAACATTGGAACGATCTTATCGTAATTTTAATATTATTGGTTTTTAACGCTGTGATAGGTTATTGGCAAAGATCGAAGGCTGATCAAGCTATTGGCGCTTTAAAGAATCAGTTGGCATTGAAAGCTATGGCTTTAAGGGATGGCCAGTGGAAAAGCTTGGATGCGGATCAATTGGTACCTGGAGATATTATCAGAATTCAGATGGGGGATATTATTCCTGCTGATGTTAAATTGGTGAAAGGAGATTTCCTAAGTGTTGACCAATCAGCGATGACAGGTGAGTCATTGGTCGTTCATAAAAAGATATCAGATGTCGCATATAGTGGCTCTGTTGCTAAAAAAGGGAATATGAAAGCCTTGGTTTTTGCCACTGGCACTCATACTTATTTTGGAAAGACAGCTGAGTTAGTCCAATCCGCCAAGAAGAAATCACATTTCAATCAAGCGATATTCAATATAGCTAAGGCTCTAGTGGTTATTAGTATCATATTGGCTATAGTATTGATTGTTTTCATGACGTTGAATCATGAAAGTTTCTTGACCGTCGTTCAGTTTGCTTTAATATTAGTTGTTGCATCTATACCAGTTGCAATGCCTGCTGTGTTGACAGTAATAATGGCAAATGGAGCCTCTGTATTAGCAAAAAAGGGAATTGTTGTTTCGCACTTAGAGTCTATTGAGGAAATGGCAGGTATGAATGTTTTGTGCACAGATAAAACAGGAACATTAACACAAAACAGACTTAGTTTTGGCGAATCGTATGTACATGATGCAAAAGACGAACAGGAATTGTTTTTTTCGGCAGCTTTGGCTTCAGAAGTAGATACAAAGGATCCGATTGATTCATTGATAGTATCAAAATACCGAGATGACAAGAATTTTTTAACAATGAAGTCCATGGAGGTCAAGTTTTCTCCTTTTGATCCTATCGTTAAAGAATCTATTTCCAAAATAGTAGAAAATAACGAAGACCCGAAAGAATTTGTAAAAGGAGCGCCTCAAAAGGTTCTTGAGGGGTTAAAACTGGATGATGAAATCAAAGAAGAAGCAATTCAAAGAGTTGAGCAATTTGCGAATAAAGGTTTAAGAACATTGGCTATTGCGATACGAAAAAAAAATGAAGATATTTTTTTAGGCTTAGTGTCATTGACGGATACGTTAAGAGAGGATACTATTGATACGATCTCAAGAGCAAGGCAGATGGGTATCGATGTTAAAATGATAACAGGAGATAATATTTCTATCGCTAAAGAAATCGGGGAGAAAGTCCATTTAGGGAAAAATGTTTTACATGCCACAGAAGCATTTGAGGGAATTAAAAATGCGAATCAACAGGTGCCTTATTATTTAGAGGAGAAAATTGAGAATGCGGATATATTCGCTGAAGTATTGCCAGAGCATAAATTTGATGTCGTAAAGATTTTGCAGAATCGAGGTCATATTGTGGGCATGACTGGGGATGGAGTAAATGATGCTCCGGCTTTAAAGCAAGCAGATACAGGAATAGCAGTTGAAGGCGCTACTGATGCGGCAAGATCTGCGGCTGGAGTTGTTTTGATGACGGAAGGCTTGAAGGTGATTATTGATGCTTTAGAAGAGTCTAGAAAAATATTTGAGAAGATGAACAGTTATGCTATGTATAGGATAACTGAGACAATTAGGATCATGGGATTTGTGGTTATATCTATGATGGCATTGAAAGTTTATCCTATTACCGCCATTATGATTATTTTATTGGCATTGTTTAATGATGTGCCTATACTGACGCTAGCATCTGATAATGTAATTGCCTCAAAAAAGCCCGTTCGCTGGGATATACGGAGATTAGTTAAATTTTCTTCATTTTTTGGCGTATACGGTATTATTGAAACGTGTTTAGCTTTATATATTGCCCATTTTCATTTTAAGTTGAGCACAGCAGAGTTACAAACATTTGTATTTTTAAAGCTCTCGATTGCAGGTCATTTGACATTATTTGTTACAAGAACGAAACGATTTTTTCTTAAAAGTCCATTTCCTTCTCAAGCTTTGATATGGAGCGCTGTTTCGACTAAATTAATGGTGACTGCTTTAGCTGTTATAGGTTTTGGTTTATTGACTCCAGTATCTTGGCAGATAGCTGTCTTCGTTTGGGTTTATTGCATCGCAGGAATATTCTTGCTGGAGTTTTTAAAGTTGTATTTGCTTAGTCGAGAGAAGCAAAAGCGCAGTTAA
- a CDS encoding ABC transporter permease, with amino-acid sequence MNQINDIGWQELMVSLLMLFIPISFLAYYKVGIIKPLLISVFRMMAQLGLVAVYLEWVFERNNPWINLLWVLIMIFVGVMTAIRRVDLQWKTFIIPMLVAGITSVMIVDAFFLGWVIKLEFIFDARYFIPITGMILGNSLNNNVIGLNEYLTNLRDKSDLYYFILGNTNTQKLALRPFISNAFIKALNPTIATMSVMGLIALPGMMTGQILGGSPPAEAIKYQIMIMLAIFIGSSLNLILSVVLVRWFVFDGLGNLKTNKVFLKIKK; translated from the coding sequence ATGAATCAAATAAATGATATAGGCTGGCAAGAGTTAATGGTTAGTTTGCTTATGCTTTTTATTCCAATATCTTTTTTGGCATATTATAAAGTAGGTATCATTAAGCCGTTATTAATCAGTGTATTTCGAATGATGGCTCAGCTGGGCTTGGTAGCAGTTTATCTGGAGTGGGTTTTCGAGAGGAATAATCCTTGGATAAATTTGCTTTGGGTATTGATTATGATTTTCGTCGGAGTAATGACAGCGATACGTCGAGTGGATCTTCAATGGAAGACTTTTATTATTCCCATGCTAGTAGCAGGTATAACTTCAGTTATGATTGTGGATGCGTTTTTTTTAGGCTGGGTGATAAAGTTGGAATTTATATTTGACGCTAGATATTTTATTCCGATCACGGGTATGATATTAGGTAATTCTCTCAATAATAATGTCATAGGTTTAAATGAATATTTGACCAATTTGAGAGATAAATCAGATCTTTATTATTTTATTTTAGGAAATACCAATACTCAAAAATTAGCTTTGAGACCTTTTATTTCGAATGCTTTTATTAAAGCACTAAACCCAACAATCGCTACGATGTCGGTAATGGGGCTTATTGCTTTGCCGGGTATGATGACTGGTCAAATTTTAGGAGGTAGTCCGCCAGCTGAAGCTATAAAATACCAAATTATGATTATGCTGGCTATTTTTATTGGTAGTAGCTTAAATTTGATATTAAGCGTGGTTTTGGTAAGGTGGTTTGTTTTTGACGGGCTAGGTAACTTGAAAACCAATAAAGTCTTTTTGAAAATCAAAAAATAA
- a CDS encoding sugar MFS transporter, translating into MSTITKESHSPKKQQEKTNYTVPFLIMVFLFFIVGFLTVVNQQLQGPLKDVFDLNNLQTTLVTFSFFLAYPIMGTPAGKLVDKYGYKGTLIIALGILALAMLSFLGAAYLESFGIFLVASFIVGAALTTLQVVINPYISVLGPAESAASRLNLAGGINSLGTVLAPIFVTAVIFGSDVVHVDAVYMPYIFLTVTTLIIAFVVSRLHLPEIAGTTAKNDEGEGKVEGSAWKFRHLVLGIVAIFFYVGVEVAVGANLTLFITGDLSANATFMDAVASLPSILGGGTTLIAFAATMTSLYWGGLMVGRLLSGSVLKGIDGRKLLIIAVSSAIVLCGIGLVTEGIVSVGAFVLMGLFHSVMWPCIFTLAIKDLGPHTSQGSGLLMIGVFGGAVLPLLQGGLADMLGGFHMTYFIVLVGELYILYYALVGCKVIKKK; encoded by the coding sequence ATGTCTACTATCACAAAAGAAAGTCATTCTCCAAAAAAACAGCAGGAGAAGACAAATTATACGGTCCCATTTCTGATAATGGTTTTTTTATTTTTCATCGTTGGTTTTCTTACAGTTGTAAACCAACAACTCCAAGGACCATTAAAAGATGTTTTCGATCTTAACAACTTACAAACTACTCTAGTTACATTTTCCTTCTTTTTGGCTTATCCTATCATGGGTACACCGGCAGGTAAACTTGTGGACAAGTATGGGTACAAAGGAACACTAATCATTGCTTTAGGGATACTTGCCTTGGCTATGCTTTCATTTCTAGGAGCTGCGTATTTGGAATCATTTGGAATTTTCTTGGTAGCATCATTTATTGTGGGAGCTGCATTGACTACTTTGCAAGTAGTTATTAATCCATATATCTCAGTATTAGGGCCTGCTGAGTCGGCTGCCTCAAGATTGAACTTAGCTGGTGGCATCAACTCTTTAGGTACTGTGTTGGCTCCAATATTTGTAACAGCGGTAATTTTCGGTAGTGATGTAGTTCATGTCGATGCTGTTTATATGCCTTATATTTTCTTGACTGTCACTACACTAATTATTGCTTTTGTTGTTAGTAGGCTTCATTTACCGGAAATCGCAGGCACTACTGCAAAAAATGATGAAGGCGAGGGTAAAGTTGAAGGAAGCGCGTGGAAATTCAGACACCTTGTTTTAGGAATCGTTGCAATTTTCTTTTATGTAGGTGTTGAAGTGGCTGTTGGAGCTAACTTAACTCTTTTCATAACAGGCGACCTTAGCGCGAATGCCACATTTATGGATGCTGTTGCATCACTTCCAAGCATACTTGGAGGAGGAACCACACTAATAGCATTTGCTGCGACAATGACTTCTCTATACTGGGGAGGATTGATGGTTGGTAGATTGCTATCAGGTTCAGTATTGAAAGGGATTGATGGTCGCAAACTATTGATTATCGCTGTAAGCTCGGCTATAGTATTATGCGGTATTGGTTTAGTTACCGAAGGAATAGTTAGTGTTGGAGCATTTGTATTGATGGGCTTGTTCCATTCAGTAATGTGGCCTTGTATATTTACATTAGCGATCAAAGATCTTGGGCCTCATACAAGTCAGGGTTCTGGTCTTCTTATGATTGGTGTTTTTGGCGGAGCAGTGCTGCCACTTTTACAAGGTGGTCTAGCTGATATGCTAGGAGGTTTTCATATGACATATTTCATCGTTCTTGTTGGTGAACTATACATATTATACTATGCTTTGGTTGGCTGCAAAGTGATCAAAAAGAAATAA
- a CDS encoding ABC transporter ATP-binding protein has translation MIQCQDISLKFESKTIFSNFNLFVKKNEKICLKAASGRGKSTLLKLIQGFVSLDSGSVLIDGMRLERQNINPIRERIAWVPQNINLPVEDGNGLLRMLKIYDRKNEVVKKALQLGLDDTIMDYSFVKLSGGQKQRMIIAACLSMNKKILIMDEPTSSLDEDAIHLLLDEVLKLDEVTMVSASHNSTWQSKMDRLIEL, from the coding sequence ATGATTCAATGTCAAGACATTTCATTGAAATTTGAGAGTAAAACGATTTTTTCAAATTTTAATTTATTTGTGAAAAAAAATGAAAAAATTTGTTTGAAAGCGGCTTCAGGAAGAGGCAAGTCTACACTATTGAAACTAATACAAGGTTTTGTTAGCCTAGACAGTGGCTCAGTTTTAATCGATGGAATGAGATTGGAAAGACAAAATATTAATCCTATCAGGGAACGTATAGCTTGGGTTCCACAAAACATTAACTTGCCTGTTGAGGATGGCAATGGACTATTGCGAATGCTTAAAATATATGATCGGAAAAATGAAGTTGTCAAGAAGGCTTTACAGTTAGGTTTAGATGATACTATTATGGATTATAGTTTTGTAAAACTTAGCGGTGGTCAAAAACAAAGAATGATTATAGCTGCTTGCTTGTCAATGAATAAGAAGATTTTGATTATGGATGAACCTACTTCTTCACTAGACGAAGATGCTATTCATCTATTGCTTGATGAAGTATTAAAGTTAGATGAGGTTACGATGGTTTCAGCTTCTCATAATTCTACTTGGCAATCAAAAATGGATAGACTTATAGAACTATGA
- a CDS encoding sodium/sugar symporter: MSFSYTDIAVFLGYCLLIVGVGLWMSREKKGHEKNAEDYFLASKSLPWWAIGASLIASNISAEQFIGMSGSGYAIGLGIAAYEWMAAITLILVAKFFLPIFLKEKIYTMPHFLEKRYDSRVRTSMAVFWILVYVFVNLTSVLYLGALALKTIMGVDLMYGIIGLALFSAAYTVYGGLKAVVWTDVIQVIFLIGGGLITTYLALDTVSDGNGFMAGLFKLYQEVPQKFDLILEKTHASYNDLPGVSVLVGAMWVANISYWGCNQYIIQRALAAKSVNEAQTGLVFAGFLKLVIPLIVVIPGIAAFALSADIAKPDEAYPWLLNTFVPVGIKGLAFAALIAAVVSSLSSMINSVSTIFTMDIYKNYFAKEKSEANLVMVGRIVSAVALIIAIPIAFQLSVLDQAFQYIQKYTGYISPGVVVIFIFGFFWKRATANAALSVALLSIPISLTIDKWLFPNMPFLDQMGIVFITLSAIMIGVSVLDKGHEKGIKINSDLFKTTPIFNISSIILMGFIAMIYALFW; encoded by the coding sequence ATGAGTTTTTCGTACACGGACATTGCAGTGTTCTTAGGATACTGCCTTCTAATTGTGGGAGTTGGTCTTTGGATGTCGAGAGAAAAAAAAGGGCATGAAAAGAATGCCGAAGACTATTTTCTTGCCAGCAAATCACTTCCTTGGTGGGCCATTGGAGCTTCGCTAATCGCTTCCAACATTTCTGCTGAACAATTTATAGGCATGTCAGGATCAGGATATGCGATTGGACTAGGAATCGCTGCATATGAATGGATGGCTGCTATCACACTAATTCTAGTAGCTAAATTTTTCTTGCCTATTTTCCTTAAAGAAAAAATTTACACTATGCCTCACTTTCTTGAAAAAAGATATGATTCAAGAGTTAGAACGAGCATGGCGGTTTTCTGGATATTAGTTTATGTTTTCGTAAACCTTACATCTGTCCTTTATTTAGGTGCCTTGGCGCTTAAAACCATAATGGGTGTAGACTTAATGTACGGAATTATTGGATTAGCATTATTTTCAGCAGCTTATACTGTTTATGGAGGTCTTAAAGCCGTTGTATGGACTGATGTGATACAAGTAATTTTTCTAATTGGCGGCGGACTTATAACAACTTATTTAGCATTAGACACTGTTTCTGATGGCAATGGATTCATGGCTGGTCTTTTCAAGTTGTACCAAGAAGTTCCTCAAAAATTTGATTTGATTTTAGAAAAAACGCATGCCTCATATAATGATCTTCCTGGAGTTTCTGTGCTTGTGGGAGCAATGTGGGTAGCGAATATAAGCTATTGGGGATGCAACCAGTACATCATTCAAAGAGCTTTAGCCGCAAAATCTGTAAATGAAGCTCAGACAGGTTTAGTATTTGCCGGATTTCTTAAATTAGTCATTCCATTAATCGTTGTTATACCAGGTATCGCTGCTTTCGCTCTATCCGCAGACATTGCAAAACCTGATGAAGCTTATCCTTGGTTATTAAATACCTTCGTTCCTGTAGGCATCAAAGGTTTGGCTTTTGCGGCATTGATAGCCGCAGTAGTATCATCGCTTAGCTCAATGATCAATAGTGTTTCAACTATTTTCACTATGGACATCTATAAAAACTACTTTGCTAAAGAGAAATCTGAGGCGAATTTGGTAATGGTAGGTAGAATTGTAAGTGCTGTGGCTTTAATTATAGCTATTCCTATTGCATTCCAACTTTCTGTACTAGACCAAGCTTTTCAATATATTCAGAAATACACAGGATATATTAGCCCTGGTGTTGTAGTAATATTTATCTTTGGTTTCTTCTGGAAAAGAGCAACTGCAAACGCGGCATTGTCTGTAGCATTGCTTTCTATTCCAATATCTTTGACTATAGACAAGTGGTTGTTCCCTAACATGCCATTTTTAGATCAAATGGGAATAGTGTTCATAACTCTTTCCGCCATTATGATTGGTGTTTCTGTACTTGACAAAGGACATGAAAAAGGTATCAAAATCAACAGCGACTTATTCAAAACAACTCCAATCTTCAATATTAGCTCAATTATACTGATGGGCTTCATTGCGATGATTTACGCGTTGTTTTGGTAA